A segment of the Streptomyces sp. NBC_01235 genome:
GCACGGGTACGGGTAGGGGTGCGGGTGCGGCTTCGGGCGCGGTGCCCAAGCCCGCGCAGATCACCGTGAACGTCTTCAACGCCACGACCCGCAGCGGCCTCGCCAAGACCACCGCGGACGAGTTGAAGAAGCGCGGCTTCAAGATCGGCGACGTGGGCAACGCCGCCAAGCAGTACGACAAGAAGGTCACCGGTACCGGGATACTGCTCGGCCCCGCGTCCTCCCTGAACACCTCGCTGCCGGTCCTCGCCACCCAGCTCAGCACCGCCGAGCGCCGCACCGACGCCGCCCGCACGGGCGCGACCGTCGACCTGATCATCGGCAACGGCTTCAAGGCGCTGACCAGCCAGGCGGAAGCGACCAAGGCCCTGACGGCCCTGGCCGCACCACGGCCGACCGCGAGCACCGGCACGAAGAAGGCCTGCTAGCAGCCCCTTCTGCCCGATTGCCCCGTGCTCGGCATTGCCCCGTGCTCGACGACTGCGTTACTACTCCGCCGCGCCGTACAGCCGGTCGCCCGCGTCGCCGAGGCCCGGGACGATGTAGCCGTGCTCGTTGAGGTGGTCGTCGACGGCCGCCGTGACGACGGTGACCGGGGTGCCCGCGAGCTCGCGCTCCATGAGCTCCACGCCCTCCGGGGCGGCGAGCAGCACCACGGCCGTCACATCGTCGGCGCCGCGCCGGATCAGCTCGCGAATCGCGGCGACCAGCGTGCCGCCGGTGGCCAGCATCGGGTCCAGGACGTACACCTGGCGTGCGGAGAGGTCCTCCGGCATGCGCGAGGCATACGTGGACGCCTCCAGGGTCTCCTCGTTGCGGATCATGCCCAGGAAGCCCACCTCGGCGGTCGGCAGCAGCCGCATCATCCCGTCGAGCATGCCGAGACCCGCGCGCAGGATCGGCACCACCAGCGGGCGCGGATGGGAGAGCTTGACGCCGGTGGTCGAGGCGACCGGCGTCTTGATGTCGACCTGCTCGGTACGCACGTCACGCGTGGCCTCGTAGGCGAGCAGGGTGACCAGTTCGTCGGCCAGCCGGCGGAAGGTCGCGGAGTCCGTGCGCTGGTCGCGCAGCGTGGTGAGCTTGTGGGCGACCAGAGGGTGGTCGACGACGTGGAGACGCATGTCCACAACAGTAACCGCGCCGACCCCGCCCGGTGTCCGCACAGACAGTGAACCTATCCCTCCGACTTCGGCCGTTCGCTGGCATCAAACCGCCCGTCAGAGGGAAAGTGGGTGAAAGGTAGGGAGACGGACCGGGGTACCCGGGGTGGTGTGCTGATGCCTGAGCTGCCCGACTTGCCCGACCGCGACGCGCCGGAAACGGCACGGCCGCCCGAGTCCGACGCCGAGCGCCGCCGACGCCGCGCCCGGTTCCTGCGCGAACTGGCCGAGGCCCGCGAACTGCGCGACCGGGTCCAGCCGCGCCGCGCGAAGACCGCCCGGCTGCGCCACGCGATGCGCATGCGCACGTTCCGTTGGTAGTGGTGGCGGTACGGGACTTGGGGCATACGGGGATGATCGGCGCCGCCACGGGTGTCCCTTGGGGTGGGCGTGCGTGGGCGCACGGGAAAGCCGCGTACGATCCGCTGGTGGCGGCAACGAGTGTGCTGGTGAGTTGCTCACGGACGACCTCACGTACGTGCGATCAAAACCACCGGACACAGGGAGCCGAAGACGTCCCCTGAACGCCTTGTTTCTGCCACGATTCCGAGTGGGTGGGGCTCGGAGCCTGAGCTCTCTCTCCGCCCGTAACCTCCGCCGGGGGGACCCCCAACCGGCACGCCTATGACCAGTGGGAGAGTCACGGTGTACTTCGCCGCACTGCTCGCGCGCACCGAAGACGGGTGGGAAGCGAGCGACACAGAGCTCGACGATGTGGAGACCCTGTCGGATCTGGCCGACCTGGCCCGGGAAGCCTCTCCCGACGAGGACACGGTGCTCGTGCTGATCGAGCAGGAGGACTCCTGGTTCGGGGTCGTCCGCATCGACGGCGAGGAGGACCCTCGCATCTTCGTCTCCGACGCCGCTGCCGCCGCCCGCAGCTCGTACGGCGAGATCCTCCTCACCGACGAACTGCTCGGAAGGGATCCGGATGACGACGACACGGATCTGGACGCCCTCGACCTCGACGGCACCGAGGACGGTGAGGACGAGGACGAGGACTCCGACGGCACCGAGGGCGGCGGCTCCGCCGAGGCCGTGCCGCACGGCCCCGTCGGCGACGCCGGCATCCTCGACGACCTCGGCGTCGGCGAGAAGGAACTGAAGTCGCTGTCCGAGGACGCGCTCACCGAGATCGCCGACGCCCTGGGCGCCTCGGAGGTCCTGGAGACCGTCCGCTGACCGCATCCGACGCGGCGGCTGACCGGGGCCGGACACCCGACCCCGTACGCGACCGCTGGCGGGCCGCGATGCGGCTCGCCCTGGAGGAGGCCCGGCTGGCCGCCCGGGGCGGGGACGTCCCGGTCGGCGCCGTCGTGCTGGCTCCGGACGGCACGACGGTCCTCGCCGTCGGCCACAACGAACGCGAGGCCGGCGGCGATCCGACGGCCCACGCGGAGGTGCTCGCCATCCGGCGGGCGGCAGCGAATTTGAGAGATTCAGCGGCGCGCAGCGCCTCCGGCAAGGGTGGTGGTGGGCGACGGGCGGGCGAGTGGCGGCTGTCCGGCTGCACGCTCGTGGTGACGCTCGAACCGTGCACGATGTGCGCGGGCGCTCTCGTTCAGTCCCGGGTGGACCGGGTCGTCTACGGCGCCCGCGACGACAAGGCGGGCGCGGCCGGCTCCCTGTGGGACGTCGTCCGCGACCGACGCCTCAATCACCGCCCCGAGGTCGTCGAGGGCGTCCTCGCGCAGGAGTGCGCGGGGCTCCTCACGGACTTCTTCCGCGATCGCTGATCCCCCCTCCGAATACCGATTTCAAACCGGGGCTCACCTTGTTGTAAGGTCTCTCTCGGTAGCGTGTCCGAGCGGCCGAAGGAGCTCGCCTCGAAAGCGAGTGTGGCGCAAGTCACCGAGGGTTCAAATCCCTCCGCTACCGCTGGTGGACGAAGGGTCCGGTTCGATGAACCGGACCCTTCGTCATGTCGCCTGTGCTTTCGCGCGGCTCGGGCCGCTTGCCCAGGTACGTCCAGGCGAGGCCGCCGACGATCGGGGCGCTGAGCATGAACAGCAGCCACAGCGGTTTGGGCACGTGGCGGACTCGCTCCCCGGGAGTCCGGACGCAGTCGAGAAACGCCCCCACGCACAGCACGGCCACGAGGACCACCGGGACAGTGCTCAGCAGTTGCAGCGACATGCGCCTTCTCTCCTTCTCACCCTTTTCGCCCGCCTCCGACCGGCGGCCTTCATCCCTTCATCGGACGAGACCCCCCGAACGGTTCACGACCGCGCCGCCGTTCATGAACGCGCCGCGAACGCTCAAAAGCAGTGTGAAAATCGGACGGGCGGTTACACTCGCCGCCGGCAACAGGGGCCCAAACGGGCACACACAGGGGAGGCCAGGTGGCGGTGAACGCCAAGAAGATCGCCGTCTACGTGCTTGTGGTCTTCGCGCTCTACGTGATCATCACGGACCCGGCGAAGGCGGCGGACTACGTCCAGATAGGCTTTGAGGGCATATCGGACGCCGCAAAGGCCATCGGCGACTTCTTCACCTGGCTCGCCGACGGGGCGCGGTAGCCGGGCCGTCGTACGCACTGGGAGTGCCCATGATCCGCCACCTGGTCCTTTTCAAGCTCAACGAGGGCGTCCGGCGCGACGATCCCCGGGTCGCGCGGGGCGAAGCGGCCTTCCGGGCGCTGAGCGTCCAGATCGAGGAGCTGCGCTTCTGGGAGCTGGGCTGGAACATCAGCGAGCGCCCCGTCGCCTACGACTTCGCGATCAACTCGGCGGTCGAGGACGCGGACGCCCTGAAGCGCTACCTCGAGCACCCGGACCACCAGGCGGGCGTCGCCCTGTGGCGGGAGTTCGCCACCTGGGTGGTCGCCGACTACGAGTTCTGAGCCGACCCTGTCGGCAGTACCCGGCAGTACGGAGCCCTCCGCCCGAACGGCGGGGGGCATTTGTGCGTCCTCGATCACGGACAATGCACCAACTTCTCCTTCAACACGGCGTTATGGGGTGCTTGCACACAGTGCACATGTCTTGTGATGCTATGACCGCTTTTGACGGATGAGTTGACCGATGTTGACCTGACGAAGAGGTGGCGTTGACCGTGTCGGCCAGTACTGCGCCGCCTCAGCAGGAGGCACCCCCGGCACCCGCTCCGGCGCCCGCCCTGGAAGCCGTCCCGGAGGCCGCCACGGAAGCGGCCCCGACGCCCGAGCGGCGCCGCGGCGCGGACACCCGGGCGCTGACCCAGGTGCTCTTCGCCGAGCTCAAGGAGCTCCAGCCGGGCACGCCGGAGCACAACCGGGTGCGCGGGGCGCTCATCGAGGCCAACCTCCCGCTCGTGCGCTACGCGGCCGGCCGCTTCCGCTCCCGCAACGAACCGATGGAGGACGTCGTCCAGGTCGGCACCATCGGCCTCATCAACGCCATCGACCGCTTCGACCCCGACCGGGGCGTGCAGTTCCCGACGTTCGCGATGCCGACGGTCGTCGGCGAGATCAAGCGTTACTTCCGCGACAACGTCCGCACGGTCCACGTACCGCGCCGGCTGCACGAGTTGTGGGTGCAGGTCACCAGCGCGACCGAGGACCTGACGACGGCCTTCGGGCGCACGCCGACGACGGCCGAGATCGCCGAGCGGCTGCGCATCGGCGAGGACGAGGTGCTCTCCTGCATCGAGGCGGGCCGCTCGTACCACGCCACCTCCCTGGAGGCCGCCCAGGAAGGAGACGGTCTGCCGGGGCTGCTGGACCGCCTCGGCTACGAGGACCCGGCGCTGGACGGCGTGGAGCACCGCGACCTCGTCCGCCACCTCCTGGTCCAACTCCCGGAGCGCGAACAGCGCATCCTGCTGCTGCGCTACTACAGCAACCTCACGCAGTCCCAGATCAGCGCGGAGCTCGGGGTGTCCCAGATGCACGTGTCCCGGCTACTGGCGCGTAGCTTCCAGCGGTTGCGCTCGGCGAACCGCATCGAGGCGTGAGCCGGAACACGGCTTCAGTCGTCCCTCGATCGGGGATCGCAAGCGCGATCGAGTTGTCACCGTTGGGAGCGAATCGCTCACCTGGGGCGTTCCCGACAGATCTGCTCTGAAATACCGTCACACCCCCTCTTTCCAGGGTCGATTCGTTACTCACATGTCGACATGTCACTACAGCGTGTTGCCGACATGTGACATTCTTCCGGAAGCGCGTTTGCCGAGGCTTCGGCTCCGGTATTCAGGTGAAGGCTGACGTTCCTCAAGCGGGAATGTTCGCCGCGACCGTCCCGCGACCCAAAGGGGGTGGCATGTCCGCAGATCAGGGCAGCTCGAAGGTGCTCACGCTCACAAAGAGCGAGTCCGCGCCCGTCGTGCCTGTCGAGCCCGACGTGCTCGACGACGTCACAGCCCCCGAGGCCGCCCAGGCCCCGGCTCTCACCACGGCCACGGGGGCCATCGACACCCGCACCCTGTCCCGCTCCCTGTTCCTGCGACTGGCCACGCTCGCCGAGGACAGTCCCGAGCGCGTGTACGTCCGGGACACCCTCATCGAGCTCAACCTCCCCCTCGTGCGCTACGCGGCGGCCCGCTTCCGCTCGCGCAACGAGCCGATGGAGGACATCGTCCAGGTCGGCACCATCGGCCTGATCAAGGCGATCGACCGCTTCGACTGCGAACGGGGCGTGGAGTTCCCGACGTTCGCGATGCCGACGGTCGTGGGCGAGATCAAGCGCTTCTTCCGCGACACGTCGTGGTCGGTGCGCGTCCCGCGCCGCCTCCAGGAGCTGCGTCTGGCTCTCACCAAGGCCAGCGACGAGCTCTCCCAGAAGCTGGACCGCTCCCCGACGGTCGCCGAACTGGCCGCGGTCCTGGGCGTCTCCGAAGAGGACGTGGTCGACGGCCTGGCGGTCGGCAACGCGTACACGGCCTCCTCGCTGGACTCCCCGGCACCCGAGGACGACGGCGGCGAGGGCTCCCTGGCCGACCGCCTCGGCTACGAGGACACGGCACTGGAGGGCGTGGAGTACCGCGAGTCCCTGAAGCCGCTGCTGGCCAAGCTGCCGCCGCGCGAGCGCCGCATCATCATGCTGCGCTTCTTCGCCAACATGACCCAGTCCCAGATCGGCGAGGAGGTCGGCATCTCCCAGATGCACGTCTCGCGCCTGCTCACCCGGACGCTCGCCCAACTGCGCGAGGGCCTGATCTCCGACTAGGGGACGTGGTTCCGGGTCCTGGGGCTTCCTACCTGACGTTGCGTCAGACAGACTGGCGCGATGCGAAGTCCGACACGGGCACGTGGCCGCCGGGGCGCCGTATGGGGCGCGTCGGCGGCCGCCGTCGTGGTGGGGGCGGCGGGACTGCTGGCCGGGTGCGGAGGCGACGGCCACGGAGGCGACTACGTCGCGATCGGCGCGGCGGGCGGCCCGGCACCGCCGGGTACGCGCGCGGGCGGATCGACGGACCCGACGGGCGGGGTGCGGCTCGTGCCGCTGGACGGGGAGAGCAACTCCCCTGAGGGGCAGCCCGATCCGGCGGCGGCAGCGCGAGACGCGACGGGAGCGACACCGAAGGCGGACTCGACGGCCACGCCAGGCGTCCCGGAGCCCGGCTCACTGCATACCGCCTCATCCTCACCCGCCGAGGGCGGCTCCGACGGTCGTACGCCCTCGGCCTCCCCCGCACCGGCGCCCACGGCCACCGCTCCGTCCGGCAGCGCGTCCGCCGGACCGGCCGCCCTGGCAGTGGGCGACCCCGTCCGCGCGGGCACGGATCAGCGGTGGTGCGAGGACGTGACCCTCGTCCT
Coding sequences within it:
- a CDS encoding RNA polymerase sigma factor SigF — encoded protein: MSADQGSSKVLTLTKSESAPVVPVEPDVLDDVTAPEAAQAPALTTATGAIDTRTLSRSLFLRLATLAEDSPERVYVRDTLIELNLPLVRYAAARFRSRNEPMEDIVQVGTIGLIKAIDRFDCERGVEFPTFAMPTVVGEIKRFFRDTSWSVRVPRRLQELRLALTKASDELSQKLDRSPTVAELAAVLGVSEEDVVDGLAVGNAYTASSLDSPAPEDDGGEGSLADRLGYEDTALEGVEYRESLKPLLAKLPPRERRIIMLRFFANMTQSQIGEEVGISQMHVSRLLTRTLAQLREGLISD
- a CDS encoding PLD nuclease N-terminal domain-containing protein, producing the protein MSLQLLSTVPVVLVAVLCVGAFLDCVRTPGERVRHVPKPLWLLFMLSAPIVGGLAWTYLGKRPEPRESTGDMTKGPVHRTGPFVHQR
- a CDS encoding Dabb family protein, which encodes MIRHLVLFKLNEGVRRDDPRVARGEAAFRALSVQIEELRFWELGWNISERPVAYDFAINSAVEDADALKRYLEHPDHQAGVALWREFATWVVADYEF
- a CDS encoding nucleoside deaminase, producing the protein MRLALEEARLAARGGDVPVGAVVLAPDGTTVLAVGHNEREAGGDPTAHAEVLAIRRAAANLRDSAARSASGKGGGGRRAGEWRLSGCTLVVTLEPCTMCAGALVQSRVDRVVYGARDDKAGAAGSLWDVVRDRRLNHRPEVVEGVLAQECAGLLTDFFRDR
- a CDS encoding LytR C-terminal domain-containing protein, which gives rise to MGGKYRITGDKYPRMRPHRRRGRLVVVVVACGAVLGVAGWGTLQLIDVFTGGGGTATAVGADCSTNATKASPAASGSAAATGGTGTGRGAGAASGAVPKPAQITVNVFNATTRSGLAKTTADELKKRGFKIGDVGNAAKQYDKKVTGTGILLGPASSLNTSLPVLATQLSTAERRTDAARTGATVDLIIGNGFKALTSQAEATKALTALAAPRPTASTGTKKAC
- a CDS encoding RNA polymerase sigma factor SigF, with protein sequence MTVSASTAPPQQEAPPAPAPAPALEAVPEAATEAAPTPERRRGADTRALTQVLFAELKELQPGTPEHNRVRGALIEANLPLVRYAAGRFRSRNEPMEDVVQVGTIGLINAIDRFDPDRGVQFPTFAMPTVVGEIKRYFRDNVRTVHVPRRLHELWVQVTSATEDLTTAFGRTPTTAEIAERLRIGEDEVLSCIEAGRSYHATSLEAAQEGDGLPGLLDRLGYEDPALDGVEHRDLVRHLLVQLPEREQRILLLRYYSNLTQSQISAELGVSQMHVSRLLARSFQRLRSANRIEA
- the upp gene encoding uracil phosphoribosyltransferase, with translation MRLHVVDHPLVAHKLTTLRDQRTDSATFRRLADELVTLLAYEATRDVRTEQVDIKTPVASTTGVKLSHPRPLVVPILRAGLGMLDGMMRLLPTAEVGFLGMIRNEETLEASTYASRMPEDLSARQVYVLDPMLATGGTLVAAIRELIRRGADDVTAVVLLAAPEGVELMERELAGTPVTVVTAAVDDHLNEHGYIVPGLGDAGDRLYGAAE
- a CDS encoding tRNA adenosine deaminase-associated protein; amino-acid sequence: MYFAALLARTEDGWEASDTELDDVETLSDLADLAREASPDEDTVLVLIEQEDSWFGVVRIDGEEDPRIFVSDAAAAARSSYGEILLTDELLGRDPDDDDTDLDALDLDGTEDGEDEDEDSDGTEGGGSAEAVPHGPVGDAGILDDLGVGEKELKSLSEDALTEIADALGASEVLETVR